In Polaribacter sp. Hel_I_88, the following proteins share a genomic window:
- a CDS encoding DUF695 domain-containing protein: MSFLKNLFNKEKDAPIKSYQDFWDWFLVHEKEFYKIVNKGDEGKITTQFFDKIAPKLNELKEGIWYLTGMLNDNTADLILTADGEIQNFYVIEELISHAPKLNNWKFRALKPEHEIENVGINMAGFSFTSENIFFYANDLKEYPDEIDITLIHEDYNEENKADIINGCYLFLDHYLGELKSITIIDNIEFKNKSEAEKELIPIEKLKSYIIWREKEFVEKYEGIRKNTENDSYSGLEATLKSGNKMVAVLNTDLLNWDSKASHPWILIFEIQFNGENNNGFPDEETYNFLESIEKEINLELKDFEGYLNIGRETAENVREIYFACKDFRKPCKIADAIISKHSKNLEVNYNIYKDKYWSSFERFLH; the protein is encoded by the coding sequence ATGAGTTTTTTAAAAAATTTATTTAACAAAGAAAAAGATGCACCTATTAAGTCTTATCAAGATTTTTGGGATTGGTTTTTAGTGCATGAAAAGGAGTTTTATAAAATTGTCAATAAAGGAGATGAAGGTAAAATTACTACTCAATTCTTTGATAAAATTGCACCAAAATTAAACGAATTAAAGGAAGGTATTTGGTATTTAACAGGAATGTTAAATGATAATACAGCTGATTTAATTTTAACTGCTGATGGAGAAATTCAGAATTTTTATGTAATTGAAGAATTAATTTCTCATGCTCCAAAACTAAATAATTGGAAATTTAGAGCACTAAAACCAGAACACGAAATAGAAAATGTGGGCATTAATATGGCTGGTTTTTCTTTTACTAGTGAAAACATCTTTTTTTATGCTAATGATTTAAAAGAGTATCCTGATGAAATCGATATTACTTTAATTCACGAAGATTATAATGAAGAAAATAAAGCTGATATTATAAATGGTTGTTATTTGTTTTTAGATCATTATTTAGGAGAATTAAAATCAATAACAATTATTGATAATATAGAGTTTAAGAATAAAAGTGAAGCCGAAAAAGAATTAATACCGATAGAAAAATTAAAGAGTTATATTATTTGGCGAGAAAAAGAATTTGTAGAAAAATACGAAGGAATCAGAAAAAACACTGAAAATGATAGTTATTCAGGCTTGGAAGCAACTTTAAAAAGTGGTAATAAAATGGTTGCAGTTTTAAATACAGATCTTTTAAATTGGGATTCAAAAGCCTCTCATCCATGGATTTTGATATTTGAAATACAATTTAATGGAGAAAATAATAATGGATTTCCAGATGAGGAAACTTACAACTTTTTAGAATCTATAGAAAAAGAAATCAATTTAGAATTAAAAGATTTTGAAGGTTATTTAAACATTGGCAGAGAAACTGCAGAAAATGTTAGGGAGATTTATTTTGCTTGTAAAGATTTTAGAAAACCATGTAAAATTGCAGATGCAATTATATCTAAACATTCTAAAAATCTAGAAGTTAACTACAACATTTATAAAGATAAATATTGGAGCTCTTTCGAAAGATTTTTGCATTAA
- a CDS encoding transposase: protein MKIRRISDFQYSFSFLSSTEELEKFKARFLMSDLGKIYSAIPWKNLVKSFKITEAIKGPDCIFSPQGKLGLMFLKHYACCSDKRLIEQLNSNYNYQFFCGIYLGFDTLENYKIVSQIRCELAADLNISSTEKILFNYWSKYIDEQEKATTDATCYESEVRYPTDQKLLKESVDWCYKQMKIICKSLCVKLPRTKYLKWSKRYVGYSKMRRKTTKKRTSITRAFLKLLRKLLAEIKTLEKQHYFTMPNRFYKTLNTVKKIFSQQYLLFEKGEKPKNRIVSISKDYLRPIVRGKEIKKVEFGAKVNKLQIDGINFIQKISFDNFNEGTQFKNTVYKAQGLTNRKIKILGADAIYATNKNRVFATSNHIQTDFKPKGRPSKHHKEQKKLKKMITKERASRLEGGFGKEKEHYHLKKIKAKTKPTEILWIFFGIHTANCLEIGRRMQNQILQKVA from the coding sequence ATGAAAATACGAAGAATTTCTGACTTCCAGTACTCTTTTTCTTTTTTATCCTCTACAGAGGAATTAGAAAAATTCAAAGCACGTTTTTTAATGTCTGATTTAGGTAAAATTTACAGTGCAATTCCTTGGAAAAATTTAGTCAAATCATTTAAAATTACAGAAGCTATCAAAGGACCAGACTGTATTTTTAGCCCTCAAGGAAAATTAGGTTTAATGTTTTTAAAACATTATGCTTGTTGTTCTGATAAGCGTTTGATTGAGCAGTTGAATTCCAATTATAATTATCAGTTTTTTTGTGGTATTTATTTAGGATTTGATACCCTTGAAAACTATAAAATAGTGAGTCAAATACGTTGCGAATTAGCTGCTGATTTAAACATTAGTTCAACAGAAAAAATACTATTTAATTATTGGAGTAAATATATTGATGAACAAGAAAAAGCAACAACAGATGCCACTTGTTATGAGAGTGAAGTTCGCTATCCAACAGATCAAAAACTATTGAAAGAATCTGTTGACTGGTGCTATAAACAAATGAAGATAATTTGTAAATCTTTATGTGTAAAACTTCCTAGAACCAAATACTTGAAATGGTCAAAAAGATATGTTGGTTATAGTAAAATGCGAAGAAAAACAACAAAGAAAAGAACCTCCATAACAAGAGCTTTTTTAAAACTATTACGCAAATTATTAGCGGAGATTAAAACTCTTGAAAAACAACATTATTTTACAATGCCAAATCGTTTTTATAAAACACTAAATACAGTAAAAAAAATATTCTCACAACAGTATTTACTGTTTGAGAAAGGAGAAAAACCAAAGAATAGAATCGTAAGCATAAGCAAAGATTACTTACGTCCAATAGTGAGAGGAAAAGAGATAAAAAAAGTAGAATTTGGGGCAAAAGTAAACAAACTTCAAATTGATGGAATTAACTTTATACAGAAAATAAGTTTTGATAACTTTAATGAAGGGACACAATTTAAAAATACAGTTTATAAGGCACAAGGATTAACCAATAGGAAAATTAAAATACTTGGTGCAGATGCTATTTATGCAACGAATAAGAACAGAGTTTTTGCAACTTCAAACCATATACAAACAGACTTCAAACCTAAAGGAAGACCTTCAAAGCATCATAAAGAGCAAAAAAAGCTCAAAAAAATGATTACCAAAGAAAGAGCTTCTAGATTAGAGGGGGGTTTTGGTAAAGAAAAGGAACATTATCATCTAAAAAAGATAAAAGCGAAAACCAAACCAACAGAAATACTTTGGATATTCTTTGGTATTCATACTGCAAATTGCCTTGAAATTGGCAGAAGAATGCAAAATCAAATTTTACAAAAAGTAGCCTAA
- a CDS encoding acyltransferase has product MDYFAHETAVIDDNCQIGKGTKIWHFSHIMSKSKIGENCNLGQNVVVSPSVVLGNNVKVQNNVSIYAGVTCEDDVFLGPSMVFTNVRNPRSAIVRKNKYLKTIVKKGASIGANATIICGNNIGEFAFIGAGSVVTKPVLPYALIVGNPAQQIGWVSEYGHTLNFDEDGFGTCKESKEVYGLKDGTVFKFKSQ; this is encoded by the coding sequence ATGGATTATTTTGCACACGAAACAGCAGTTATAGATGATAATTGCCAAATAGGAAAAGGAACAAAAATTTGGCATTTTAGCCATATTATGTCAAAAAGTAAAATTGGTGAAAATTGCAATTTAGGTCAAAATGTAGTTGTTTCGCCAAGTGTAGTTTTAGGGAACAACGTAAAAGTACAAAATAATGTATCTATTTATGCAGGTGTTACTTGTGAGGATGATGTTTTCTTAGGACCTTCTATGGTTTTTACAAATGTTAGAAATCCAAGAAGTGCCATTGTAAGAAAAAATAAATATTTAAAAACGATTGTAAAAAAAGGAGCTTCCATTGGTGCAAACGCAACCATTATTTGTGGTAATAATATTGGCGAATTCGCTTTTATTGGTGCAGGTTCTGTTGTTACAAAACCAGTTTTACCTTATGCTTTAATTGTAGGAAATCCTGCACAACAAATTGGTTGGGTTAGCGAATATGGGCATACTTTAAATTTTGACGAAGATGGCTTTGGTACTTGTAAAGAAAGTAAAGAGGTATATGGTTTAAAAGATGGGACTGTTTTTAAGTTTAAGAGTCAGTAG
- the deoC gene encoding deoxyribose-phosphate aldolase: MKVNQFLDATYLKTASQANISEAENEQKVIDLVKESIVFDYKLIMIRANYVKMVKGMLSKVNSPVLIGTVIDFHEGASSIKNKIEEAKKAIELNVDELDFVVNYNAFKAGNISLIKEEVLECTKLCLANNKVVKFIIEVAALSNEEIIVISQLIKEVVLNNFDDQAAQKVFVKSSTGFFKTSDNKPNGATFETIKLISENAKPLQIKAAGGVRDYGTALKMISLGVDRIGTSSAKEICLKQENNKNDY; encoded by the coding sequence ATGAAAGTGAATCAATTTTTAGACGCAACGTATTTAAAAACAGCAAGTCAAGCCAATATTTCTGAAGCAGAAAATGAGCAGAAAGTAATTGATTTGGTAAAAGAGTCAATTGTGTTTGATTATAAATTAATTATGATTCGTGCAAACTATGTAAAGATGGTTAAAGGCATGCTCTCTAAAGTCAATTCACCAGTTTTAATAGGCACTGTCATCGATTTTCATGAAGGAGCTTCATCAATAAAAAACAAAATAGAAGAAGCTAAAAAAGCAATTGAACTAAATGTAGACGAACTCGATTTTGTAGTTAATTATAATGCATTTAAAGCTGGTAATATAAGTTTGATAAAAGAGGAAGTTTTAGAATGTACAAAACTCTGTTTAGCAAATAATAAGGTTGTAAAATTTATAATCGAAGTAGCTGCGTTATCAAATGAAGAAATTATTGTAATTTCACAGTTGATAAAAGAGGTTGTTTTAAATAATTTTGATGATCAAGCTGCTCAAAAAGTATTTGTAAAATCGTCTACAGGATTTTTTAAAACTTCTGATAATAAACCAAATGGAGCAACTTTTGAAACGATAAAATTAATTTCAGAAAATGCAAAGCCACTTCAAATAAAAGCTGCTGGAGGTGTTAGAGATTATGGTACAGCTTTAAAAATGATTTCTTTAGGAGTTGATAGAATTGGCACATCATCAGCTAAAGAAATTTGTTTGAAACAAGAAAATAACAAGAACGATTATTAA
- a CDS encoding energy transducer TonB, with product MKNIKKNPKKQLEKFSNIFTQLGLVLVLFIVYITLEHETEEKSLSRETEVFTSNIYVDPTTEVVFKKEVIQQPKVETPPKTVLLLDEEIKVDEKNLEETVLLTPEEKPVEVDLDITTLITADDPEENTTPDTVPFVMIENAPVFKGCEGLSKAENKKCFDEKMAKFVQRNFDIGIANEVGLRAGKYRISTQFIIDDQGNVVDIQIRAPHAKLEKETQELIEKLPKFTPGKQRNKSVKVRYTLPITFRVD from the coding sequence ATGAAAAACATCAAAAAAAACCCTAAAAAGCAATTAGAGAAATTCTCAAACATCTTTACACAATTAGGGCTTGTATTAGTGCTGTTTATCGTTTACATAACTTTAGAACATGAAACCGAAGAAAAATCATTATCTAGAGAAACTGAAGTATTTACATCAAATATTTATGTAGATCCAACTACAGAAGTTGTTTTTAAAAAAGAAGTTATTCAGCAACCAAAAGTTGAAACACCACCAAAAACAGTTTTATTATTAGATGAAGAGATTAAGGTTGATGAAAAAAACTTAGAAGAAACTGTACTTTTAACCCCTGAAGAAAAACCTGTAGAAGTAGATTTAGATATAACAACACTTATAACAGCTGATGACCCAGAAGAAAATACAACTCCAGATACAGTACCTTTTGTTATGATAGAAAATGCACCTGTTTTTAAAGGCTGTGAAGGTTTAAGTAAAGCAGAAAATAAAAAATGTTTTGATGAAAAAATGGCAAAGTTTGTACAACGTAATTTTGATATTGGTATTGCAAACGAAGTTGGTTTAAGAGCTGGTAAATACAGAATTAGCACTCAGTTTATTATTGATGATCAAGGGAATGTTGTAGATATTCAAATTAGAGCTCCACATGCTAAACTTGAAAAAGAAACCCAAGAACTTATAGAAAAATTACCAAAATTTACACCAGGAAAACAGCGTAATAAATCAGTAAAAGTTAGATATACGTTGCCAATTACGTTTAGAGTAGATTAA
- a CDS encoding DUF3109 family protein, with product MFQLGKTIVSEDIIEKDFVCNLSACKGACCVDGEAGAPLDKEEAKILEEIYPKVKPFLRKEGIAVIEKEGTWITSEWGELETPLINNADCAYVIFDEKKTALCGIEEAYNSGAINWKKPVSCHLYPVRVKDYSEFSAVNYHKWEICDDACTLGKELQVPVYKFVKQALVRKFGQNWYNELEKVAEKHLKTL from the coding sequence ATGTTTCAATTAGGAAAAACAATAGTCTCTGAAGACATTATAGAAAAAGATTTTGTGTGCAATTTATCTGCTTGCAAAGGTGCTTGTTGTGTAGATGGTGAAGCTGGTGCTCCATTAGATAAAGAAGAAGCCAAAATTTTAGAAGAAATTTATCCGAAAGTAAAACCTTTTTTGAGAAAAGAAGGGATTGCTGTAATTGAAAAAGAAGGAACTTGGATTACGAGTGAATGGGGTGAACTAGAAACTCCTTTAATTAATAATGCAGATTGTGCTTACGTAATTTTCGACGAGAAAAAAACAGCACTTTGTGGTATTGAAGAAGCCTATAATTCTGGTGCAATTAATTGGAAAAAACCAGTTTCTTGCCATTTATACCCAGTTAGAGTAAAAGATTACAGCGAATTTTCTGCAGTAAATTATCATAAATGGGAAATTTGTGATGACGCTTGTACTCTTGGAAAAGAATTACAAGTGCCTGTTTATAAGTTTGTAAAACAAGCTTTGGTTCGTAAATTTGGGCAAAATTGGTATAACGAATTAGAAAAAGTTGCAGAAAAACATTTAAAAACGCTTTAA
- a CDS encoding MarC family protein, producing MEFNFKEIITAFMVLFAVIDIIGNIPIIIDLRKKVGHIQSEKASLIAGFIMVLFLFVGQSLLGLIGIDVNSFAVAGAFVLFFIALEMVLGITLYKDDNSNAPITAAVFPLAFPLIAGPGSLTTLLSLRAEFDLQNIIVAVVLNVIFLYIVLKTSSKIERLLGAGGIQIIRKVFGVILLAISVKLFAQNIKMLFV from the coding sequence ATGGAATTCAATTTTAAAGAAATAATTACGGCTTTTATGGTTTTATTTGCAGTAATCGATATTATAGGAAATATTCCAATCATTATAGATTTACGTAAAAAAGTAGGCCATATTCAATCTGAAAAAGCATCTTTAATAGCAGGTTTTATTATGGTACTTTTCTTATTTGTTGGGCAAAGTTTACTTGGCTTAATTGGGATAGATGTAAATTCCTTTGCAGTTGCAGGTGCATTTGTATTGTTTTTTATTGCTTTAGAAATGGTTTTAGGTATTACTTTATATAAAGACGATAATAGCAATGCACCAATAACAGCAGCTGTTTTTCCACTGGCTTTTCCTTTAATTGCTGGTCCAGGAAGTTTAACAACTTTACTATCTTTAAGAGCTGAATTTGATTTACAAAACATTATTGTTGCTGTAGTTTTAAATGTTATATTTTTATACATTGTATTAAAAACTTCCTCGAAAATAGAGCGATTGTTAGGAGCAGGAGGAATTCAGATAATTCGTAAAGTTTTTGGTGTAATTCTATTAGCAATATCTGTAAAACTATTTGCTCAAAATATAAAAATGTTATTTGTTTAA
- a CDS encoding FAD-dependent oxidoreductase yields MIFDCLIIGGGVSGMQCALVLGSAKKKPFAMDKNIGIITHQRASHLENALFNNVLGLAPKTLGKDILKQGKEQLSTLYPEIHQIEKEKVIAIDEIEGFFKVITNKNIYQSKTIVLALNYSKPFTIKGLETYIIPHKKSNPEKDRIQLKNDDHLIKKGLYCCGTIAGFRSQFAIAAGSGASVATDILTVWNNNMHTKVHDRI; encoded by the coding sequence ATGATTTTTGATTGTTTAATTATTGGTGGTGGGGTTTCTGGAATGCAATGTGCATTAGTTTTAGGTTCTGCTAAAAAGAAACCTTTTGCAATGGATAAAAACATTGGGATTATTACTCATCAAAGAGCTTCTCACTTAGAAAATGCTTTGTTTAATAACGTTTTAGGTTTAGCTCCAAAAACATTAGGTAAAGATATTTTAAAGCAAGGAAAAGAGCAATTATCAACTTTATATCCTGAAATTCATCAAATAGAAAAAGAAAAAGTAATTGCTATTGATGAAATTGAAGGTTTTTTTAAAGTGATAACAAACAAGAATATATATCAATCTAAAACTATAGTGCTTGCTTTAAATTACTCAAAACCATTTACCATAAAAGGTTTGGAAACGTATATAATTCCTCATAAAAAATCAAATCCAGAAAAAGATAGAATTCAGCTTAAAAATGATGATCATCTAATTAAAAAAGGATTGTATTGTTGTGGAACCATTGCCGGTTTTAGAAGTCAGTTTGCAATTGCTGCTGGTAGTGGAGCTTCTGTTGCAACAGACATTTTAACGGTTTGGAATAACAATATGCACACCAAAGTGCATGATCGCATATGA
- a CDS encoding energy transducer TonB, which yields MEIKKNPKVSLENFSKVFFLIGLVFTLFTVDLLIEYKTYEKVYNVLDEFVMTEEITEDIPIIKLQKIEPTQTSAPPPPSIEKIEIVQDDIVIPETILESTETNENEMVTNAEVTTDDIIEVKEGEIIVEDIPFVLIENPPVYPGCKGNKEQLKKCFNAEVMAFFGERFNVDLATELGLSAGKKRLFVVFTINNKGNVSDIKARGPHPTLEKEVARVLSLLPKLTPGKQRGIPVGVSYSIPVTFEVIK from the coding sequence ATGGAAATCAAAAAAAACCCAAAAGTCAGTTTAGAGAATTTTAGTAAAGTTTTTTTCTTAATAGGTTTAGTTTTTACTTTATTTACTGTAGACCTTTTGATAGAATATAAAACATACGAAAAAGTTTATAATGTTTTAGACGAGTTTGTTATGACAGAAGAAATAACGGAAGATATTCCTATTATTAAATTACAAAAAATAGAACCAACTCAAACAAGTGCACCTCCTCCTCCATCAATAGAAAAAATAGAGATTGTTCAAGATGATATTGTTATTCCTGAAACAATTTTAGAATCTACTGAAACCAATGAAAATGAAATGGTAACCAATGCAGAAGTTACTACTGATGATATTATTGAAGTAAAAGAAGGTGAAATAATAGTTGAAGACATCCCTTTTGTTTTAATTGAAAACCCACCTGTTTACCCAGGATGTAAAGGAAATAAAGAACAGTTAAAGAAATGTTTTAATGCAGAAGTTATGGCATTTTTTGGTGAACGATTTAATGTAGATTTAGCTACTGAATTAGGTTTAAGTGCAGGAAAAAAAAGGCTTTTTGTAGTTTTTACTATTAATAATAAAGGAAATGTTAGCGATATTAAAGCTAGAGGACCTCATCCTACTCTTGAAAAAGAAGTTGCAAGAGTTCTTAGTTTATTACCCAAATTAACACCTGGTAAACAAAGAGGAATTCCTGTTGGCGTAAGTTACAGTATCCCAGTTACTTTTGAGGTAATTAAATAA